A single Bacteroidota bacterium DNA region contains:
- a CDS encoding ABC transporter ATP-binding protein, which yields MLSIEQLTIGYKASRTAPTVVAASINLTLNEGELVCLLGPNGAGKSTLMRTISGMQDPLAGRVLIDGDDMHAMPARERAKRLSVVLTERVDSGLLSVYALVGLGRYPHTNWSGTLVDKDHDVIQWAIQAVGAEELAHRNISDLSDGERQKVMMARALAQEPRMMVLDEITAFLDLPRRVEMMRLLRKLARETNRAILLSTHDLDLALRSGDRIWLLPKGGTVQTGAPEDLVLNGAFEEAFASEGVDFDREEGAFRVHHAFRGGVSLAGEGMLRYWTQRAIEREGLQIKDIGADDTWHVAVKNTGQHPIWTLENGTDRHEYRDLIGLTAHLRTIQHH from the coding sequence ATGTTATCAATCGAACAACTCACCATAGGGTATAAAGCATCCCGGACAGCACCAACGGTAGTTGCAGCATCCATTAACCTGACGTTGAATGAAGGGGAACTGGTTTGTTTGCTGGGGCCCAATGGCGCCGGTAAATCAACGTTGATGCGAACCATTTCGGGGATGCAGGATCCATTGGCCGGCCGCGTGTTGATCGATGGTGATGACATGCATGCGATGCCGGCAAGAGAGCGTGCCAAGCGGTTGAGTGTCGTTTTAACCGAGCGTGTGGATTCAGGCTTACTCTCCGTCTATGCACTGGTTGGCCTGGGCCGCTACCCGCATACCAACTGGTCGGGCACACTGGTCGATAAAGACCATGATGTAATACAGTGGGCGATTCAAGCGGTAGGGGCCGAGGAACTGGCGCATCGTAATATCAGCGACCTCAGTGATGGAGAACGGCAGAAGGTGATGATGGCGCGTGCGCTGGCACAAGAGCCCCGGATGATGGTGCTGGACGAGATAACAGCCTTTTTAGACCTGCCGCGGCGAGTAGAAATGATGCGCTTGTTGCGAAAACTGGCGCGCGAGACCAACCGGGCCATTTTGTTATCTACGCACGATTTGGATCTTGCCTTACGCAGTGGTGACCGCATCTGGCTGTTGCCGAAAGGCGGAACTGTGCAAACTGGCGCACCTGAAGACCTGGTGCTCAATGGGGCTTTTGAAGAGGCGTTTGCAAGCGAAGGGGTTGATTTCGACAGGGAAGAAGGCGCTTTTCGGGTTCATCATGCTTTCAGGGGAGGGGTGAGTCTGGCCGGCGAAGGCATGTTACGCTATTGGACACAGCGCGCCATCGAACGCGAAGGCTTGCAGATTAAAGACATTGGTGCTGACGACACCTGGCATGTCGCCGTGAAAAACACGGGGCAGCACCCGATTTGGACATTGGAAAATGGCACAGACCGACACGAATACCGCGACCTCATAGGGTTAACCGCACACCTGAGAACCATTCAGCACCATTAA